CAAAGAACGCTCGCTGGTCGCACAGACGCCGTCGTCCGTACAACTCGCTTATATACGTCTTTATCACATATCCAAACCCAGTACATTTGAATCATTAGATCTCTCGATAATCTCATTTATTTTCTTTCTATTCTGATCGGCTGGGCTCGACCAGCCTATCGAGTAAGCTGCCAAAAATAGTTAATTTTGTTTGTTCCAGTCATCCTAACCTTCTATTGTTATTTTTCCCATCAATTTTCTCCGTCCCAAATTGGATGCTAATTTAGGAGATTACATACAAATCAATAAAATATGTTTTTTAGTTTATTTTCCAACATAATTGTGATTGTATAGACTAAAAAACCCTCATGGAATATGTGGATGAAGATGGTGAAATTAGTGAAGAAGAGTATATGGGGACATAAGAGTGAAGATGGTGAAGGTGGTAAGGATATAATAGaaaaacataattaatgttttttaaatttatcaaaatttatatttattttgagaTAAAAAATTATGTTTATATTAACATCTAATTTGGGACGGAAGAAATATATATCTTCACGTGTCTATAGCAGTTTCGATCTCATCAATACCATTTACCCTTGATTTATTGTGATTTTCCAAAAAAAATTCTGTCGAGTAAGGCCTCTCAACTAAACCGTCATGTTAAAAAGTTAGCTCCTTTTTATTTTGATAATTAGGAAAAAAATTTATTTTGCATTGAACTATATATAATACTCATATTTAATTTCACACAAAAGACATAGTGTACGTTTTCTATTGGTCTATTTTAGCTGACTAAGACACCAACGCAAATAAGCTAACAGCGTTTGCCACGTTATTGACATATCATGAAAAATTAACGGAAAACTAACTGAAAACGAACACAAGGTCGATCGAACCTAAAACTAAAAACACAAGGTCATCTCAATATGCTTTTTCAATACAGGGTGGTACTAACCTGTTTTTAAAAAACACAAGGTGGTATTTATGTATTATCCCAAACCCTTAAAACATCTTATTTTAAGCTTCGTCCTCGACATTATCGTCATGACTCATGATAGATATTTAGTCATTGGGACACAAGTGAAGTGTCATTCTGGTGTCTTCGTTTTGGAGCTTAAGCCTAGACTTGCTCCAAACACAACCGAAATCTCTCATACTTGTCTCATAAAACAAAATTAACACCATTTTTCTTTAGCAAACCAAATGCAATCACTCATGTATTATTTGATTGGGAGACTCCTAACATCTTATTCCAACCGAATGTAGCTAATTCATTTCGTgaagttttgttttgttttttttttgcttCGAAGTAAGTTTTGACAGCTACAAAAACCTGTGAATGATGAGTCAATTTTGCCATGACTGGGGTGACAAGAATAGATTAGGGGCATACTGTTTCTTTGTCCCCCAAAGGACTGGGGAGGAATCACCTTTGTTTAAGGTCATGGGGCCAAAAAATTTACCTAATAATTTTGGGTGTATCCTTTTCTTTATTAAAGAAAATGATGGATAGCATATGGCATTATTCTGGAATCATAATTACCACACTGAAATAGGGACAAAACATGGACAATGATTGTTAGATGTTGTATGTTGGTAAGGGAAATTGTTAAAGTCTATAACTTTGTATATAGTACTGCGATAAATTAACAGACGATCGGATCAAACTTGATCGGTCATCGGTCCAATTTGGTTGGGCAAAATAAAGGAAAACTAAGCCTCGATCGAAACCAACACGACCCGGACCAAAAAAACCAAACTTCAATCCCTTTATGGACAAGAAACTGACCAAATCAACTACCAAAGCTCGATGTTTCTCGCAGTCATAGCACGTGCCTTCTCTTTCAAGGAAGCATAATAAAATTGCTAGATGATTAAGCAGTAAACTGGCTAATATATAGTAATTAAAAACTTTACGTTCAGTTACAAATAAGGCTGTTCCGATCCCATATCAAATCAAGGTGTGGAATCGGCAGAATATACAACTCTTCACTAAAGACTCAATCAGCTTACAATCGAAGGAAAGCAATAAATAAAGATATCCAAAAAACTCGCCATATCAGGAATTCAATACCTAAGATACAGATGCAGCATGACTTTATACAAGAACTGCAGTCAATTCAAGTTTTTTCTTTTTCAAGTTGTTGCCTAATAGTGTTTAGCAGGGTTTGATTTCGAAACCAATACTCAAAAGAGTTCGAGCTGGTTCGACTACCTTCTTATTATTCTCACCTCCTGCCTGATGATCTGTTTGATTCTGAATTGTCGAGTCATTCTTCTTAGGATTCATCGAAGCTGGGGAAGAAGCAGCAATTAAAGGAGCACTTGGTGGGCCATGCCTCTTTTTGGGAACTGGCATGTCATGGTCATGCACCCCTTTATATGTTATGATCACTGCATTTATGTTGTCTACAGCACTCTCTATGTGCTTTCGTACTGGACACCCAGCTGACGTGCACCTATAATAATTCCTGAAATTCCATGCACCCAGAAATTTTTGTAAGATGGGATAAATGTCAGATGAAATGAATAATATAGTATTCAATGACGAACTAGTTTCGCCTTGTCCAATGAGTATCATGCAAGTCCAAATCCTGTTTCTTAACCAAACTGTGTCCAAAGCATTTAGTCAAAACTCGAGCTATTTTCAGACAGGGAGCAATCACTCTTCATTATTGAGAAGTGAAATATATCAAACATGTATTTACATTTTATCGAGATAATTTACACTCTACGAACAACTAGGTTCAGTGTTGTAAGCTTACTTGTATATGGACTGAAAAGTATAATCCAAGGTCACATTATCCACATCTATGAAAGAACTCAAAACTCAAGAAACCAACATGCGCGACAATAACACTCGCAGTAGTTCTTCCCTAAATATGTATATCAAAAcgagaacacaaacataattctttGGCTGGTAATAAGCATGTTTAAGGAGAAGGCAAAACTACATCGAGTTAGTTGTCTAGACCCTTAGAAGCTAATGATTAAACTACAATTCATGCTTGAGATGAAATTAGGGAACTAGTGGCCATCAACAGGATTGACGACTAACTTTTCAATGACTGTGTTGTTCCTCTCTGATCCTTGACTATATTTCTACTTTCATATTTACATCAGAAGACACAACATTCAGTTTCCATGTATTAGTATCTTCAATAATATCTATGTTTACATGACTACTTATCACATTTAAAGCAGGTCAAACTAGCCAAATCTATGAAGGCAAACCATTAAGATATGGAGATGTACCTAGGATGAGGATTACCCTTCACCATCTTTTGTCCATACTTGCGCCACCTGTATCCATCACCTGAGATCCCCACATCACCAGCTGCATGCACAACAAATTTGGGCTGCTTTCCAGGTTTTGATGGCTCAGCTGACCTTTCCAAGTTGCCTTTCTTCATTCTAGTAGCAGTGAAGAACACCATATTAAAAAGAATATCATCAATACTAATGTCCATAAATGTATACAAGTAGGACGCATGATTAAAACTCTGGAGAATAATTTTCCGATAGCAAACTCACCTTTTTGGCTCTGGTTCACCGTTATGCTCCTCTTTGGCTTGCAATTCACCATTCCCCTCACTGCCAGCTGAATTGGGCCGTTTTGTTTCAAGAGGCACAGATTTTTCCTGAGCAGGTTCTTTTGACGATAATGGCGGATCAGGGTCGTTAACCTTTTCAAGTCGATTTTCTGTAATAATATTCCCTAAAGCAGCTCTTTCAGAACATACAGGCCTATCCCCTAAGCTGTTAATCTTGAAAGCTGGATCATGACTGTGTAGCCCTTTATTAACAATTTCCACTACGTGTCCAGTATGGTCAGAGCATTCAATCTTCTTGGCAGAACAGTCAGATTTTGAGCACTTGTAATAGCTTCGAGAACCTTGAGGGCTCTTAACTTGCTTCTGCCCATATTTTCTCCAGTTGTAACCGTCAGAAACAGGCGACTTCACGGCAGGAACAACAACGATGGATAGAGGGTTAAGGTTAGAAGATTTTCGCTGATTAGCTTCTACAATGGCACCGTTGTTGACTTTTGAAGAAGAATATTTACGTTCTGCAAGAGTTGGACTTTGAGCAGATGTTGGAGATGATTCTGACAAGGTAGGTGGACAGAGAGTTGGCTGAAGCTGAGTTTGCGTCTGAATTTTAGCACCCTGTGTAGCTACAATCGCTGAAACTTCCTGATGAGAGACCATCTCTTGATCCTGGAGTTAAAAAAAGTAAAGACACATGATGATGAAAAGGAAAACTAAAGTGAAGAAGAAATAAAAAGTCGGGACCAGTCTAGTATTGAGGGGGCGAAGAAGGAAACCAGGTAAAGTTTCAAGGGACATAGTAAACAAGAGGTTCGAGGCTTGCCTTTGTACCAATGAAAGTTTAAGATCCAAtacaaactaaaacttaaaaataaGGCACTAAGAAAGTATCAGTTTTTTTCTCCAACTGGTACATTACATCATCCTACACTATCATGATAA
This Rutidosis leptorrhynchoides isolate AG116_Rl617_1_P2 unplaced genomic scaffold, CSIRO_AGI_Rlap_v1 contig95, whole genome shotgun sequence DNA region includes the following protein-coding sequences:
- the LOC139885317 gene encoding probable WRKY transcription factor 32; the encoded protein is MEEVELERCEQNDDESSQEEEEVEKVEQSELSGFQLTESSQIIGGGEVEEKNVQLETLEEPPCTTTEELITTDQHAGDDLTAAQDQEMVSHQEVSAIVATQGAKIQTQTQLQPTLCPPTLSESSPTSAQSPTLAERKYSSSKVNNGAIVEANQRKSSNLNPLSIVVVPAVKSPVSDGYNWRKYGQKQVKSPQGSRSYYKCSKSDCSAKKIECSDHTGHVVEIVNKGLHSHDPAFKINSLGDRPVCSERAALGNIITENRLEKVNDPDPPLSSKEPAQEKSVPLETKRPNSAGSEGNGELQAKEEHNGEPEPKRMKKGNLERSAEPSKPGKQPKFVVHAAGDVGISGDGYRWRKYGQKMVKGNPHPRNYYRCTSAGCPVRKHIESAVDNINAVIITYKGVHDHDMPVPKKRHGPPSAPLIAASSPASMNPKKNDSTIQNQTDHQAGGENNKKVVEPARTLLSIGFEIKPC